In a single window of the Gloeocapsa sp. PCC 73106 genome:
- a CDS encoding DUF29 domain-containing protein has translation MLESQESRNLYDQDYYLWLESTAKLLQLQKFHEVELFNLVEEITDMGKNEKRAITSNLRILLMHLLKYQYQPWLFTIVEHRQRIKESLAMSPSLRSYYRQVFAQSYQDARELAAAETGLSVSSFPENPPFTPEDALNSNYLPSGVEFSR, from the coding sequence ATGTTGGAAAGCCAAGAAAGTAGAAATCTATATGATCAAGATTATTATTTGTGGCTTGAGTCAACCGCTAAGTTATTACAACTTCAGAAATTTCACGAAGTTGAGCTATTTAATCTCGTTGAAGAAATAACAGATATGGGTAAAAACGAAAAAAGAGCGATTACCAGTAATTTAAGAATTCTCTTAATGCACTTGCTTAAATACCAGTATCAACCCTGGTTATTTACTATTGTTGAACATCGTCAAAGAATCAAAGAATCTTTGGCAATGAGTCCTAGTTTAAGGTCTTATTATCGCCAAGTTTTTGCACAATCCTATCAAGATGCTAGAGAATTAGCTGCAGCAGAAACAGGTTTATCTGTCAGTTCATTTCCAGAGAATCCTCCCTTTACCCCTGAAGATGCTTTAAACTCAAATTATTTACCCTCTGGAGTTGAATTCAGCCGCTGA